A window of Sphingomonas adhaesiva contains these coding sequences:
- the glpK gene encoding glycerol kinase GlpK — translation MAKTHILAIDQGTTSTRAIVFDCDARPVATAQTEFAQHYPEGGWVEHDPEDIWRDTLDVARQAIAESGVGAAGIAGIGITNQRETVVVWDRATGEPIHRAIVWQDRRTARRCAELKAEGHEAMVRAKTGLLIDPYFSATKLAWILDHVDGARARAEAGDLAFGTIDCFLLWRLTGGAVHATDVTNAGRTLLYDIRAQRWDEELCSLFAVPMAMLPSVEDNAHLYGETADGLFDAAIPIAGMAGDQQAALFGQACFARGMAKSTYGTGCFLLLNTGDEAIESEHRLLTTPAYRLNGRMTYALEGSIFVAGAAIKWLRDGIGVITHARETNDMATTVPDSHGVYMVPAFVGLGAPHWDPDARGAIFGLTLGATQAHLARAALEAVGYQTKDLTDAMIADGGAAPAMIRVDGGMAANDWLCQFLADLLDTAVERPLHLETTALGAAFHAGLATGVWKDLDALSETWTREDCFEPRMEAAQRDTLVAGWHAAVAKTLTGA, via the coding sequence GTGGCCAAGACCCATATCCTGGCGATCGATCAGGGAACGACCTCGACCCGCGCGATCGTCTTCGACTGCGACGCGCGCCCGGTGGCGACCGCGCAGACCGAATTCGCGCAACATTATCCCGAGGGCGGGTGGGTCGAGCACGACCCGGAGGACATCTGGCGCGACACGCTGGACGTCGCGCGCCAGGCGATCGCGGAGAGCGGGGTCGGCGCGGCGGGGATCGCCGGGATCGGCATCACCAACCAGCGCGAGACGGTGGTGGTATGGGACCGCGCCACCGGGGAGCCCATCCACCGCGCGATCGTGTGGCAGGACCGCCGCACCGCCAGGCGCTGCGCCGAGCTGAAGGCCGAGGGGCACGAGGCGATGGTGCGCGCGAAGACCGGGCTGCTGATCGACCCCTATTTCTCCGCGACGAAGCTGGCGTGGATCCTGGACCATGTGGACGGCGCGCGCGCGCGGGCGGAGGCGGGCGACCTGGCGTTCGGGACGATCGACTGCTTCCTGCTGTGGCGGCTGACCGGGGGCGCGGTGCATGCGACCGACGTGACCAATGCCGGACGTACGCTGCTGTACGACATCCGGGCGCAGCGATGGGACGAGGAACTGTGTTCGTTGTTTGCGGTGCCGATGGCGATGTTGCCGTCGGTGGAAGACAATGCGCACCTGTACGGCGAGACGGCGGACGGCCTGTTCGACGCCGCGATCCCGATCGCGGGGATGGCGGGGGACCAGCAGGCGGCGCTGTTCGGGCAGGCGTGCTTCGCGCGCGGGATGGCCAAGTCGACCTATGGCACCGGCTGCTTCCTGCTGCTCAACACCGGGGACGAGGCGATCGAGTCGGAGCACCGGCTGCTGACGACCCCCGCGTACCGGCTGAACGGCCGGATGACCTATGCGCTGGAAGGATCGATCTTCGTCGCGGGCGCGGCGATCAAGTGGCTGCGCGACGGGATCGGGGTCATCACCCATGCCCGCGAGACCAACGACATGGCGACGACGGTGCCCGACAGCCACGGCGTCTATATGGTGCCGGCGTTCGTCGGGCTGGGCGCGCCGCACTGGGACCCGGACGCGCGCGGCGCGATCTTCGGGCTGACGCTGGGGGCGACGCAGGCGCATCTGGCGCGCGCGGCGCTGGAGGCGGTCGGCTACCAGACCAAGGACCTGACCGACGCGATGATCGCGGACGGCGGCGCGGCGCCGGCGATGATCCGCGTCGATGGCGGCATGGCGGCAAACGACTGGTTGTGCCAGTTCCTGGCCGACCTGCTCGACACCGCGGTGGAGCGCCCGCTGCATCTGGAGACGACCGCGCTGGGGGCGGCATTCCATGCCGGGCTGGCGACGGGGGTGTGGAAGGACCTGGACGCGCTGAGCGAGACATGGACGCGGGAGGATTGCTTCGAGCCGCGGATGGAGGCGGCGCAGCGCGATACATTGGTGGCGGGATGGCATGCTGCGGTCGCGAAGACGCTGACGGGGGCGTAG
- a CDS encoding type I secretion system permease/ATPase, giving the protein MAIQRTDESEARRLASLMAGAVRGCRRHLIAAAGFSGLINLLYLAPSIFMLQVYDRVVPTRGATTLVALLVILTVALAVMSVLDAVRSRLLLRAALRLERRLAPAILLRILGDTAAAPAQRMQALRDLDQLRSTLTGPAVVALFDAPWAPIYVLVCFLLHPWLGVLALVSALALGAIAIGGERATLAQLNRVQARTLLAQREQDFTIHASDVARVMGMRDALATRHLLERADVTRRQAALAAVSARFLGAGKFLRLLLQSAALALGALLAIRQDISGGAIFAASLLLGRALQPVEQILAALKPLGTGRNALRSLDRFLATPAPDQSTITLPAPRGRIEVCDLTVRAPMGDRAILENISFAIQPGEVVAMVGPSGAGKSTLLRALAGAIAADEGEVRIDGATLDEWNREQLGRHIGYMPQTPTLFPASVHTNISRFAAVLAGDTPELDRQVVEAAMAAGAHELILALPQGYATMLGAGDGASGGGGLSAGQGQAVALARALFGAPTILFLDEPNAHLDSEGEVRLAATVAALKARGATVVVSTHRTGLLQSVDKVMLIKDGRMQLFDERSKVVRSAPANAPAAVAAGGAR; this is encoded by the coding sequence ATGGCGATCCAACGGACGGACGAGAGCGAGGCGCGGCGGCTGGCGTCGCTGATGGCGGGCGCGGTGCGCGGGTGCCGGCGGCACCTGATCGCGGCGGCGGGCTTCTCGGGGCTCATCAACCTGCTCTACCTCGCGCCGTCCATCTTCATGCTGCAGGTCTACGACCGGGTGGTGCCGACGCGGGGGGCGACGACGCTGGTCGCGCTGCTCGTCATCCTGACGGTCGCGCTGGCGGTGATGTCGGTGCTGGATGCGGTGCGGTCGCGGCTGCTGCTGCGCGCGGCGCTGCGGCTGGAGCGGCGGCTGGCGCCCGCTATCCTGCTGCGCATCCTGGGCGATACCGCCGCGGCACCGGCGCAGCGGATGCAGGCGCTGCGCGATCTGGACCAGCTGCGCTCGACGCTGACCGGGCCGGCGGTGGTGGCGCTGTTCGATGCCCCATGGGCGCCGATCTACGTCCTCGTCTGCTTCCTGTTGCATCCGTGGCTGGGCGTGCTGGCGCTGGTCAGCGCGCTGGCGCTGGGGGCGATCGCGATCGGGGGCGAGCGCGCGACGCTGGCGCAGCTGAACCGGGTGCAGGCGCGCACGCTGCTGGCGCAGCGCGAGCAGGATTTCACGATCCATGCGTCGGACGTGGCGCGGGTGATGGGGATGCGCGACGCGCTGGCGACGCGCCACCTGCTGGAGCGCGCCGACGTGACGCGGCGACAGGCGGCGCTGGCGGCCGTATCGGCACGTTTCCTGGGGGCGGGCAAGTTCCTGCGGCTGCTGCTGCAATCCGCGGCGCTGGCGCTGGGGGCGTTGCTGGCGATCCGGCAGGACATTTCGGGCGGCGCGATCTTCGCCGCGTCGCTGCTGCTGGGGCGCGCGCTCCAGCCGGTCGAGCAGATCCTGGCGGCGCTGAAGCCGCTGGGGACGGGACGCAACGCGCTGCGCTCGCTCGACCGCTTCCTGGCGACGCCCGCGCCCGACCAGAGCACGATCACGCTGCCGGCCCCGCGCGGGCGGATCGAGGTGTGCGACCTGACGGTGCGCGCGCCGATGGGGGACCGTGCGATCCTGGAGAACATCTCCTTCGCGATCCAGCCGGGCGAGGTCGTCGCGATGGTGGGGCCGAGCGGGGCGGGCAAGTCGACGCTGCTGCGCGCGCTGGCGGGCGCGATCGCCGCGGACGAGGGCGAGGTGCGCATCGACGGCGCGACGCTGGACGAGTGGAACCGCGAGCAGCTGGGGCGCCACATCGGCTATATGCCGCAGACGCCGACGCTGTTTCCGGCGAGCGTCCATACCAACATCTCGCGCTTTGCCGCGGTACTGGCGGGCGACACGCCCGAACTGGATCGGCAGGTGGTCGAGGCGGCGATGGCGGCGGGCGCGCACGAGCTGATCCTGGCGCTGCCGCAGGGCTATGCGACGATGCTGGGCGCGGGCGACGGGGCCAGTGGGGGCGGCGGATTGTCGGCGGGACAGGGGCAGGCGGTGGCGCTGGCGCGCGCGCTGTTCGGTGCACCGACGATCCTGTTCCTCGACGAACCCAATGCGCATCTGGACAGCGAGGGCGAGGTGCGACTGGCCGCGACGGTCGCCGCGCTGAAGGCGCGCGGCGCGACGGTGGTGGTGTCGACGCACCGCACCGGGCTGCTCCAGTCGGTGGACAAGGTCATGCTCATCAAGGACGGGCGGATGCAGCTGTTCGACGAACGATCGAAGGTGGTGCGCTCCGCCCCCGCCAACGCGCCGGCGGCGGTCGCCGCGGGAGGCGCGCGATGA